In the Lagenorhynchus albirostris chromosome 16, mLagAlb1.1, whole genome shotgun sequence genome, CTTGGTCGGGAAACCCAGTTCAGTATCCTGAGCACATGGGCTTGGTTTTAGGAACTGgggagagaaagataaatatgatATCATTCTTGAAACAGATGCTTTTAAAAGTATAGTATGTGATAAATGCTCCACTGTGGATATGAATAAAGCACCAGAGAGGCATAAACAAACAAGTGATGAATTTTGCCAAGGTGGTTAGGGGTGATAGTTTAGGAAGATTTCACAgtggaagtgacatttgagctggatTTTGAAGGGCAAGGAGGAGTTCAGCATTTGGGAAGAAGTTTGGAGCTGTTGCTGGTAGAAGAATCAGCAGAGTAAAGACATGTTCAGAGAAAGCTTAGAAAGGAAGTGAGTCCCAGGACATGTCCTAGAGTAGTGGTGGGCAATGGTTGGCAAGGAGTTCGTGGGAGGCTCTGGGAAGGTTTTTTTAACATGCCCAAGGCTGTTAGTGTTTCCCAGGTAGATCTCTTGACCTGCAAGGCCCAAGGCAAGAGGAGGCTCAGGGGTAAGGCACTCTCTGTTTTGTGCCTAGGGAGAAGGAAGGTGCACTATTTGTTCCCAGATGGGAAGGAAATGGCCGAAGAATATGATGAGAAGACAAGTGAACTACTTGGTAAGTGACGGGACCCCCAGCGGGCCCTTAGGAACACTTGGGGTGACCTAAGCACAGGTAAACACACATAGCTGAGGCTTCAGGGAGGATCCCAGCACCACATGTGGAAGCTCAGGGAGACTGAAGCCCTTGAGGCAGGATTGTTCCTGAAAATAATCTGAGGTCAGGGCTGGACACCAGAGGTGGAGTGGGCATCCGCTTGACCAGTAAACCTCACTCCACCCCCAGACAAATGAGAGAGTGAGTAATTCTTCTAAGGTGGGAATGGGCATGTAAAGAAACCGTTGggaaaaagctttacagagaaggtgGAATTGGAAGTAAGCCTTGAAGGCTGAGTAGTGGTAAGGGCAGGATTTCACTGCagtttttttggtctgttttttgttttgttttctgaagtcATATCGGGAACAAACAAGTATCAGAGGCGCAGCTTTTGACCTTGCCTCAGAAGTGACTCTATTAAATATGCCCCTCATTTTGGAGAAGGTCTGAATCAAAGGGAGTAGGAGGTAGAAACGGTGATTTTGCAGCATTGTCATTTTCATTCCTGCAGCCCTTTTCCTCTAAGAATACGCTCATGAATAGGGGCCGTAGCTCAGATTTCTGGGAATTATTCGATTTGTTCATTCTCTGTTCTCAGGTATGCACATCAGCATTAACCGACTTCCCAGAGCTAGGTGGCTGGTTCTTTGACCCAGGGCCTGAGGCTGTCAGCAGTGGGAGTTGGTCTCTTTATTAAATTTCACCTGAAATGCTAAGACCAATGATGGAATCATGGGCTGGGTTATTTTCTTGTCATTATTCTTGACTTTAATTTCTTCCTGGGCCTGATCGACAGGTAGTATTGGCGGgggaatttctttttccctttttctgacAGCTCATAAATGTCTAGAACCGACAACACGGATTACACTGGTTTGCATTCTCTTAGTCTCCAGTCTTAAAATATGTGTCCTGTGCATGTTCAGCCGCAGAGTGAAGTGTTGATCCCTTCTTATTATGAGCTGCTTGGGTTCCAGTCCCAATTGGTTTAGTCTGGTACTATTAAAAATCTTGATGTGTTTAGCATATGACACTGATTTGGTGGAAACCAGTACAGTAGTAATATTCTCACAAACCATTGTAATTTATAGCGCTCCCAGGGGGTGACAGCCTTGGAATGCCTAACAGGGGTGAGCTTATGAAAGCAGAGGTCACGTGGGctgaccaccaccatcaccaggcCGGGGACTAGCGGCAActcttctcccccagcccccagcgtCACCTCTCTTCTCCACACAGAGCAAATAATACAGCTGTCGGGGTTGTggctgtaaaaacaaacaaacaaataaaacccaaggcATCTTAGTTGTGCTTGgacatgaaattaaaatgaaaaaaagtccaGGTCCCTTCATTTGTAGCATCCCACATGAACTGTCATTTTCCCTCTTGGCAGGTGGAGAATAGACAGTGGCCTCCAAACTCCTTTTTCTTAAAAGTAGAAATGGAGGTTCATAGGAGAACGTTGTCTGACTAAAGTTTACCTAATGATAGCAATACCGTAACTTTTATTGGGCGCCATGCTAAGTGGTTTACACGAACCAACCACATTACAGCCCAGTGTGGTAGGTTACTGCTGTCTTCATTTAACAGTTGGGAAAAATGGAAGCTTCAAGAGGATAAGCACCTTGCTCAgaatcacacagctggttagtTACAGAGCTAGGATTTAAGCCTAGGTCTATCTGATGAAGAACCCATGCTTTAATCCACAAGAACATTCTGTTGGGAGTTGAGATTATTtaatcctgttttcttttcttactaaATCTTGTTCTCCCCAGAATGACCCGGGTAGGGGCTGGAGGGAGCAGGACAGAGATGGGCGGCAAGGAACACCCCACTCAAACCACTGGGCCCTTTGAACAGCTGATCCTTTTCTTACCCGTCTCCAACCACCCCACCCTACCTCCGCCAGCTTGCAAAAtactgtttgtttttcatttttaagtataaataatCCCAGGACCTGAACTTTCATTTGTGCATTCTTTGAAGCAAAATATGGATGGGGTTTTTGTGGGTGTAAATGGGAATAGTTTCCGTTTTTTCAGCTAATTATACAAATTGGATAATTGGCCAAACTGGTTTTCTgtccaaaaaacccagaaagtaaTTTACAGAGAGAATTACCGATAGGACATCTGTCTGGGTTGGAGCTCTTCCGGTCGGTGTTAATAAGCATAGTAgtgtcatattttttttctgcccTCTCAATGCTATTCATTCCCACCCCCCACAGTGAATGCTGTATGTGTATTCATAGAGGAAAAAACTGAAGGGCCCCATAACAATGATCGGAACATCAAACCAGCCCTAGAAGAACACAGCATGTCCAGGGGGGCAGAGGCTGAAGGGCAGGCCGTCCCCCAGCGATTACATTCGGATTACCGGCTTAATCTGCTTTGGTATTTGACCGCCAGCCTAACCACCCCAGGCTGCATTTGGAGGATATTGAGCACTTTCATCCCCAAGCACTTCACCGGCTTTATAAATGACCCACTCGATTCCCTTCAGCCTCCTCAGGGATGGGACGTAGCAGCTGTTTAATAGCCACATAGCAATGTTGCAGTGTTTTAGGGCAGAAAAGAAGAATCCTGCATCCAGTTTAAGCTGCAGGGAGTACTTAGGAAAGGGGAATGTAATTATCCACATTGGAAGTGGGCCAGGGCTTGGAGCTCTGGGGAAAGAGGCCTTTTAGGACCTCCACTTTCTAGCCCACCTGAAAGATGGGGCCTCCTTTCAGCAGTCTGGGACATCAGCCTGCTTCCTGCTGACTTAGGAAAAAGGCCCCAGGCGCTGCCTCCCTCATATATTCCCCATCAGACCCTTTACAGGGTCATTGAAAGTCTCCTTTCCAAGGACTGGCCCTGGCTCAGCCAGGAAGATATGACAGCGTCCCAGGGAGCTGCCTTGCACACACCAGTTTGGGTTTAACATATAATCAAATCAGAGTGACAGCAGGTGCAAACAGTCTTCTGTTGCCGCAGGAGCTGTCCTTGAGTTCAGGAACAAAGACAGGACAAGAAAGACAAGACAAAATGTATTTGCATGTGTGCATTCATGCCCACGTCCATGGGAGAAATAACAAGGACTTCACCCATTCATTTGTTGGATCTTATCTCACAAGGGAATGAATACGGAGGCTTTCTTCATATTCTAACAAAGAATTTAATTccaaggtgttaaaaaaaaaaaaaagacaaaacagccAAGGGTCCAAATTTCTGTGACCTGAGTGGCTTTCAAGGTCAGCAGTAAGGAAACCAGTAGCTGACTTTCCTCCTCCTTAGGGTACTCCTTGGGAAGGTTTCTGTTCCAAACCCAGTATTCCATGGATAAAAGAGTAGACAGGAAATCCTGGTATCGGAATTGCCTCTCCTGGCCACACTGGCATCGTGCCTCAGGACAAATGATTTAACAGGGTCCATGATTACAGGACGCCTCACTTATCAAGCCCCAGATAGTTAGGTTTTCATAACTTAtcaatacattttcaaataattgaagcttttcctttaaatgctaaaatataaaaaagaaatagagcttcattttttttaagtgaaccttttaaaatatcatgtatGCTTATTGAATGTTTATAGAATACAAGTTAGCCTTTTACTAATGATTCAAATTCTGGTCTTGAAGTTAGGAGACCTGAATTTTAGCTGTGTTTTTTGCAAGTTAGTGTATCTTTCTGAGCCTTGGTAATTCTTCATACTCTCCCCTGAAGAGTGGTGGCAAGGGTTGAAGGAGAGCAGGCAGGGAAGAAATGCTGTTTCCCATTTGAAAAATACAGGTATTGGACTAGATGCTTTCTAAAGGAACCTCCACCTTTAAACTCTGTGATGACTGTGTTCTATTATATCGTGATCCTGTCAGGGTCTAAGGATGTTTGTTTGTCCTCACACCAAATGGTCCCACATTCTTTTTAGTTCTGTCGCTGCCCTTGATGTGAGCTATCCCATCATGCTGTTGTCAGTATGCctgggaaaaaattaatttcctgcCTTATTCTACACATAGCATTTTATACATGTCTGAGAATCTGGGAGTGATCTTTCCTACAATAAAGAGTGAGATACATGGGTCTTGTCACAGGAAACCTCCACTTAGAGGCATTTGTTGCTTCTGAATTTGCAACTGTGAACACTGCAACCCAGAAGGCTGGCTTCCAGTTAAATAAGCAAAGTATTACATGAATAGATTTGGATATACTTCTGGTCACAGTCCATTCACTTAAGAGAGAAGAAGTatttgtgagaaaaagaaaaaagttgcctTTAAAGTATATTTCCAAGTTTTactcttccttatttatttgcattgtaAACTTGGAAATGTGTTTCTAGGGAGAGTTTTTGGCCCTGAGACGTAATAAAATCACACTGCAGAAGGCACCAGACCTTATAAAAGCACATATTAAAGGGAAAATTCGAATTGTGCAGCATACTTTTGTGTTCAGCTTGTGTGCCTTACTTAGAGCAGTGAGGGTGTTTGGGTTTGGCACAGCTGCCCAGAAGGTCTCAAAGAAACCCATCCTGAGAATCGCATTGCAGCTCTCACCACCCCGGCCCAGAAAAAGGAGCAACTGCGACAGGACGCCAGGCACTTTCTGAGTTGTTTAGCTCCTCACAGCAGCTTCAGGAAGGCTGCTGGCCTGGAGCAACGCTGGGACTGCCACCTGGAAGACCCCCATTGCTGCGGGCAGGGAAGGAACAGAGGGGTCGCACTCGCGAAAGCCCCCTGTGGCCATGGGCGTGCTGACAGCAGTCACTGTGACAGGGCTGAGCAGGGTTCCTGAGCATCCCAGCAGGGGCTTTCAGTTAGTGTTTACTGAATTAGTCTTTTCACTTAGAATTTCCATAAAGTATGTggcttaattgaaaaaaaaaaatcttatgcaAACATCTGGGttgtaaaatagagatgattTTTTGCATTATAAAAGGATGATTCCACTCTACAAAAAATGTACATTAGATCTTTtataaataatgcatttaaaatatggtGTGTGCCTAAAATTTCCTGTAAATACAACTCTGGGacttttgttttaagccatgtGCACCTGAGATGAGTGAATTTCTATATTTGGACTTTCTGAATCATGAGACAAATCTGCCTATCAGCTTTCGCCCTCTTACTTCAtgtttcctctgcccatttttagaggGAAAAATGCATGTCACATTTTTGGGGATCCACATTTTCCCTGTTACTGGTAGCTACCCTTTTCCTAACATTCACGTCTTCCCTTTGCATGAAGTCACACCTGGGGTTTTCTAAACTCCACTTGGCGCCTTTCAGAGCTTTGTTCTAATTCCTTTTGTCTGGGCACCCATGATATGGGCTTTACACGTTGTCTAATATTGAAATACTCTCCTGAGATTTCAGAGGTTGTGAGGTCCCTGCTCAGATGGATAAAGCCAGTGTAAAAGCCTGTAGCTCCCACTTTTATCCTGTTCCAGTTACCTAATGTGATATTGATGATTCAGCAGAAAGAAGCAGAGTACCTTTCTTCCCCATAATCCCactgcttccttctctcctcagtgAGGAAGTGGCGTGTGAAGAGTGCCCTGGGCGCCTTGGGCCAGTGGCAgattgaggtgggagagccagcaCTCCCAGGAGCAGGGAGCCTGGGGCCTGAACTCATCACGGAAAGCAATTCCAATGTATGTCTGTCTGTCAGGTGTcttggggaggctgggggagtgGGCTGCTGGCCCTCGGGGGCAGGCGCCATGTCTTGTTCACCTCCTCATCTCCAGTGTACCCACCTGGACACAGTGCTCTAGAAATGTTTGCTTGAATGAGTACCCAAAGGGTTTTGGCTTAGTCATCCCAGGGCGAGGGCTCCAGGCCTAGAATGTCACAGCAATGGCAGTATCAGAGGGGAGCTGTAGGGAAGAGCTGAGGGTCTCCCATTGTGCCCCTTGATAGAGCTTTGTGGAGGGGGGAGCCATCCTTTCCCACCCCCCTCCAAGAATAGTCCTCAAGTTGGCTTTGCCTTCTGCAGCCCATCTTCATGCGCAAGGACACCAAGATGAGTTTCCAGTGGCGAATTCGAAACCTCCCGTACCCTAAGGATGTCTACAGTGTCTGTGTGGACCAGAAGGAGCGCTGTGTTGTCGTCAGAACAACCAACAAAAAGTAAGTGGCATGGTGGGCACCTGCCTGCTTGTGTATGAgcaaggcaggggtggggtttgaCCTGAGGTTAGGGCTCAGATGGCTCCCCACCTCAGAGGGCAGAGAAGCCTGCTGTCCAGCTCTGAGGGAGGTAGGAGGGCTTCACTAAAGCCCTGTAGTAGGTGCTAAAAGCTGAAGGGCTTTCTCTCTGCAGGACCAGCTTGAATATTGTAATCAGTTCCACCGGGGCAGGGAAATTTGAACAATGAGTATCTGGCCCAGTACTTGGCACAGActggggctcaataaatatttgctggatgaatGAGAGGTTGAGGGAATCACCCGGCCATTGCCTTGTGATCTTAAGTGGTTCTGCTGTAAGGTTATTGTGCCTTGACCTCTGGCTGGATCCAGTCCATGATGAACTTGGCCTGGTAACATCACTGTTGGAGCTGGCAGGGAGCCATGGCCTGGAAGGTGCACCTGTCTGAGGTGGCAGTTATCGAACTTTAAAGTACTGGTCTGGGAGCAGCAAACCTATCCCTCCCTGAACTGAGGGACA is a window encoding:
- the DPCD gene encoding protein DPCD isoform X2 encodes the protein MAVTGWLESLRAAEKTALLQDGRRKVHYLFPDGKEMAEEYDEKTSELLVRKWRVKSALGALGQWQIEVGEPALPGAGSLGPELITESNSNPIFMRKDTKMSFQWRIRNLPYPKDVYSVCVDQKERCVVVRTTNKKYYKKFSIPDLDRYQLPLDDSSLSFAHANCTLIISYQKPKEVLVAESNLQKELKKVQTAHSSDGDCKTQ
- the DPCD gene encoding protein DPCD isoform X1 produces the protein MAVTGWLESLRAAEKTALLQDGRRKVHYLFPDGKEMAEEYDEKTSELLVRKWRVKSALGALGQWQIEVGEPALPGAGSLGPELITESNSNPIFMRKDTKMSFQWRIRNLPYPKDVYSVCVDQKERCVVVRTTNKKYYKKFSIPDLDRYQLPLDDSSLSFAHANCTLIISVRVIQTSWPLCQGQAPSSPAQFPSYWSPQFQPQLLLGCAC